From a region of the Thermococcus sp. 21S7 genome:
- a CDS encoding pyruvate/oxaloacetate carboxyltransferase, with the protein MTRVEIIDTTFRDAHQSLIATRLTTDDMLAVAEKMDKIGFYSMEVWGGATFDVCIRYLREDPWERLRLLRENITRTKLQMLLRGQNVVGYRHYPDDVVERFVELAHRNGIDIFRIFDALNDVRNMEVAIKKAKEVGAEVQGVIAYTTGKVFTLEYYLGKVEELLALDVDVITIKDMAALLTPRKAYELVSEIKERYGVPVNVHTHSTTGMAVATYLKAVEAGADYIDTAISPLAFGTAQPGIQTIWHALPEAVGSHLDRELIHEVSRYLKRLLDEKYSGMLHREALMVNPYVLKYQVPGGMYSNLISQLKEMKALDRLQEVLEEIPRVREDLGWPPLVTPTSQIVGTQAVLNVLFGRYERITEEVKNYIRGLYGRPPGEINPELRAKVLGEEEPVTVRPGELLEPALEKCRKELEGLGYLKNEEDVLTYCLFPQVALEFFRARKEGRQRPKMPPAVQKFKIYVDGVEFEVGVEGVDLSALRYLPQIAGASAPSSTPKTAAAPVPVAAPAPVPVVPTTQAPAPFGEGAVTAPMPGRVLRILVKEGEEVKTGQGLLVLEAMKMENEVSAPKDGVVKRILVKEGDTVDTGQTLMELE; encoded by the coding sequence ATGACGCGCGTTGAGATAATTGACACGACCTTCCGCGACGCTCATCAGTCCCTCATAGCGACCCGCCTCACCACGGATGACATGCTCGCCGTGGCTGAGAAGATGGATAAAATCGGCTTCTACTCAATGGAGGTCTGGGGAGGGGCCACCTTCGACGTCTGCATCCGCTATCTCCGCGAGGATCCCTGGGAGCGCCTGAGGCTCCTGAGGGAGAACATCACCAGAACCAAGCTTCAGATGCTCCTGCGCGGGCAGAACGTCGTTGGCTACCGCCACTACCCCGACGACGTGGTTGAAAGGTTCGTCGAACTGGCCCACAGGAACGGGATAGACATATTCAGGATATTCGACGCCCTCAACGACGTCAGGAACATGGAGGTGGCCATTAAGAAGGCGAAGGAAGTCGGGGCGGAGGTGCAGGGGGTTATAGCGTACACGACCGGAAAGGTGTTCACCCTGGAGTACTACCTGGGAAAGGTCGAAGAACTCCTGGCGCTCGATGTTGATGTGATAACCATCAAGGACATGGCGGCCCTGCTGACGCCGCGGAAGGCTTACGAACTGGTGAGCGAGATAAAGGAACGCTACGGTGTTCCCGTAAACGTCCACACCCACTCCACAACGGGAATGGCCGTAGCAACGTACCTCAAAGCCGTCGAGGCCGGGGCGGACTACATAGACACGGCCATAAGCCCGCTCGCCTTCGGAACGGCCCAGCCGGGCATACAGACCATCTGGCACGCCCTGCCCGAGGCCGTTGGGAGCCACCTCGACAGGGAGCTTATCCACGAGGTTTCGAGGTACCTGAAGAGGCTCCTCGACGAGAAGTACTCCGGAATGCTCCACAGGGAGGCCCTCATGGTGAACCCATACGTTCTGAAGTACCAGGTTCCGGGCGGAATGTACTCCAACCTAATCTCCCAGCTGAAGGAGATGAAAGCCCTCGACCGGCTCCAGGAGGTTCTGGAGGAGATTCCACGCGTCAGGGAAGACCTCGGATGGCCGCCGCTGGTAACGCCGACCAGCCAGATAGTCGGGACGCAGGCGGTTCTCAACGTTCTCTTTGGAAGGTACGAGAGGATAACCGAGGAGGTCAAGAACTACATCAGGGGCCTCTACGGAAGGCCGCCGGGGGAGATAAACCCCGAGTTACGGGCAAAGGTTCTGGGGGAGGAGGAACCCGTAACCGTAAGACCCGGGGAGCTGCTCGAACCAGCACTGGAGAAATGCAGAAAGGAGCTTGAGGGGCTGGGCTACCTGAAGAATGAGGAGGATGTTCTGACCTACTGCCTCTTCCCTCAGGTGGCGCTGGAGTTCTTCAGGGCGAGAAAGGAGGGCAGGCAGAGGCCCAAGATGCCGCCGGCGGTTCAGAAGTTCAAGATTTACGTGGACGGCGTCGAGTTCGAGGTCGGCGTTGAGGGCGTCGACCTGAGCGCCCTAAGATACCTGCCCCAGATAGCAGGGGCTTCAGCTCCGTCCAGCACTCCAAAAACGGCAGCCGCTCCCGTCCCAGTAGCCGCTCCTGCCCCTGTTCCGGTTGTCCCGACGACTCAGGCTCCCGCTCCCTTCGGAGAGGGGGCCGTCACTGCGCCAATGCCGGGCAGGGTTCTAAGGATTCTAGTTAAGGAAGGGGAGGAAGTCAAGACCGGCCAGGGTCTCCTCGTTCTGGAAGCGATGAAGATGGAGAACGAAGTTTCGGCACCGAAGGATGGAGTGGTGAAGAGAATCCTCGTAAAAGAAGGCGACACCGTCGACACCGGACAAACGCTGATGGAGCTGGAGTAA
- the fba gene encoding class I fructose-bisphosphate aldolase, producing MDAYQNVGIKRRLGRFFRRDGRALIFAMDHGFEHGPTDFEEHWEHIDPRIIIRKVMRAGIDGVMMLPGLVRIAGSDVKPDRGLMIKLTSKTNLRPKDDQLLQSQLGFVEDAVKLGADAIAATVYWGSPQEDVMMRQFAEIASYAHDLGFPVVQFAYPRGPYINEKYGKKEDYRVVMYGARAAVESGADMIKTYWTGSKETFAKVVDAAAGVPVLLSGGAKTENPVDFLKVVYDVVEAGGAGAVVGRNIFQREDPEPLIKALIRVIHRNEEPEEAAKAEGLI from the coding sequence ATGGATGCATATCAGAACGTCGGCATTAAAAGGCGCCTTGGAAGGTTTTTCAGAAGGGATGGAAGAGCGCTCATCTTCGCCATGGATCACGGCTTCGAACACGGGCCGACCGACTTCGAGGAGCACTGGGAGCACATCGACCCGAGGATAATCATAAGGAAGGTCATGAGGGCTGGCATCGACGGCGTTATGATGCTTCCCGGCCTGGTAAGAATAGCCGGAAGCGACGTGAAGCCCGACAGGGGTCTGATGATAAAGCTCACCAGCAAGACGAACCTCCGCCCGAAGGACGACCAGCTCCTCCAGAGCCAGCTGGGCTTCGTTGAGGACGCGGTCAAGCTCGGCGCCGATGCGATAGCGGCGACCGTTTACTGGGGTTCGCCTCAGGAAGACGTCATGATGCGCCAGTTTGCGGAGATAGCGAGCTACGCCCACGACCTCGGCTTCCCGGTTGTGCAGTTCGCCTACCCACGCGGGCCGTACATAAACGAGAAGTACGGGAAGAAAGAGGACTACCGCGTCGTCATGTACGGCGCCAGGGCTGCGGTCGAGAGCGGTGCGGACATGATAAAGACCTACTGGACGGGCTCGAAGGAGACCTTCGCCAAGGTCGTTGACGCCGCCGCCGGCGTTCCCGTTCTCCTCAGCGGCGGGGCAAAGACCGAGAACCCCGTTGACTTCCTGAAGGTAGTCTACGACGTCGTTGAGGCTGGGGGAGCCGGAGCCGTCGTGGGAAGGAACATCTTCCAGCGCGAAGACCCAGAGCCGCTTATAAAGGCCCTCATAAGGGTAATACACCGCAACGAGGAGCCGGAAGAAGCGGCAAAGGCGGAGGGGCTTATTTGA
- a CDS encoding biotin--[acetyl-CoA-carboxylase] ligase: protein MAEGRETTVGIRVISLEEVDSTNEYARRIASDVPEGTVVLAKRQTAGKGRKGRSWASPEGGIWMSVVLKPSGVDPRLVFVGALAVTDTLSDFGISSGIKWPNDVWAAGKKIAGILTEGKAGEYVVLGIGLNVNNPVPPELRWDAVSMMELTGTSLPLDRVLERLLFHLNGWYRVFRERPELVMAKVRERTFILGRIVKVVEDDNALIGRAVDVLDDGSLLLDVGGQLRRILYGDVSLRIV, encoded by the coding sequence ATGGCAGAGGGCAGGGAAACCACGGTAGGTATTAGGGTCATCAGTCTTGAAGAGGTCGATTCCACGAACGAATACGCGAGGAGAATCGCTTCCGATGTTCCTGAAGGCACGGTCGTCCTTGCAAAGCGGCAGACCGCCGGGAAGGGCCGGAAAGGACGCTCCTGGGCATCCCCGGAGGGCGGCATCTGGATGAGCGTCGTTCTGAAGCCTTCCGGAGTGGACCCCCGGCTCGTCTTCGTTGGCGCTCTGGCAGTCACGGATACGCTCTCTGATTTCGGCATCTCCTCGGGTATAAAATGGCCGAACGACGTCTGGGCTGCGGGCAAGAAAATCGCCGGGATTCTGACGGAGGGGAAGGCGGGTGAATACGTCGTTCTGGGGATCGGTTTAAACGTTAACAACCCAGTTCCCCCCGAGCTTCGATGGGATGCGGTTTCCATGATGGAGCTAACCGGGACTTCGCTGCCCCTGGACAGGGTTCTTGAGAGGCTGCTCTTCCATCTGAACGGCTGGTATCGGGTTTTTAGAGAACGTCCTGAACTCGTGATGGCCAAAGTTCGTGAGAGAACGTTTATCCTCGGGAGGATTGTAAAGGTTGTTGAGGATGACAATGCTCTAATCGGTCGTGCAGTGGACGTTTTAGACGATGGATCACTTCTACTTGACGTTGGCGGACAGTTAAGGAGAATCCTATACGGTGATGTTTCGTTAAGAATTGTCTAG
- a CDS encoding dicarboxylate/amino acid:cation symporter — translation MSKGLLRAYLDVPVLQKILAGLVLGIIAGVLLPGYAGTLKPLGDLFIRLLKMLVMPIILFSLIVGAASINPARLGRVGVKIILYYLATSAFAVFFGLLMGNVFKPGSGIELGTGTGKAIQAQAPSLVQTLLNIVPTNPFAAFSNGQVLPTIFFAIVFGISISYLMNSKDERLRTASETLYRVVDAAAEAMYKIVAGVMQYAPIGVFALIYYVVGTFGPNVAGPLVKVVAAVYLGLILQIFLVYGLLLRMFGIDIIKFLKKAKDAMITAFVTRSSSGTLPVTMRVAEEEMGVDRGIFSFTLPLGATINMDGTALYQGVTVLFVAYAIGQPLTIGQQLVVILTAVLASIGTAGVPGAGAIMLAMVLQSVGLDLTEGSPVALAYAMILGIDAILDMGRTMVNVTGDLTGTTIVAKTEGELDESKWKG, via the coding sequence ATGTCAAAGGGTTTGCTCAGAGCGTATTTGGACGTGCCCGTGCTTCAAAAGATTCTGGCCGGCTTGGTCCTCGGTATTATCGCCGGAGTACTGCTGCCGGGCTATGCCGGGACCCTCAAACCTCTCGGCGACCTGTTCATCCGCCTGCTGAAGATGCTAGTGATGCCCATTATACTGTTCTCACTGATAGTCGGTGCCGCCAGCATCAACCCTGCAAGGCTCGGGAGGGTCGGCGTCAAGATAATCCTTTACTACCTGGCCACTTCAGCCTTTGCGGTCTTCTTCGGCCTGCTGATGGGCAACGTCTTCAAGCCTGGAAGCGGCATCGAACTCGGAACCGGAACAGGAAAAGCCATTCAGGCCCAGGCTCCCTCCCTCGTTCAGACGCTCCTAAACATAGTGCCGACCAACCCGTTTGCCGCTTTTTCAAACGGCCAGGTGCTGCCGACGATATTCTTCGCCATAGTCTTTGGAATATCCATCAGCTACCTCATGAACAGCAAAGATGAAAGGCTCAGAACTGCCTCCGAAACCCTTTATAGGGTCGTCGATGCCGCCGCAGAAGCAATGTACAAGATAGTCGCCGGCGTCATGCAGTATGCGCCCATAGGTGTCTTCGCCCTCATCTACTACGTCGTCGGTACATTCGGACCCAACGTAGCCGGACCTCTGGTTAAGGTTGTGGCTGCCGTTTATCTCGGCCTGATTCTTCAGATATTCCTTGTCTACGGCCTCCTCCTGAGGATGTTTGGCATAGACATCATTAAGTTCCTCAAGAAGGCCAAGGATGCGATGATCACCGCTTTCGTTACCAGGAGTTCCAGCGGAACGCTTCCGGTTACCATGCGCGTCGCAGAGGAAGAGATGGGCGTCGACAGGGGAATATTCTCCTTCACGCTGCCCCTCGGCGCAACGATAAACATGGATGGAACTGCACTCTATCAGGGCGTCACGGTTCTTTTCGTGGCCTACGCTATCGGCCAGCCATTGACTATCGGGCAGCAGCTGGTTGTTATACTCACCGCCGTTCTGGCGTCCATAGGCACCGCGGGCGTTCCTGGAGCCGGTGCGATAATGCTCGCCATGGTTCTCCAGAGCGTCGGCCTCGACCTGACCGAGGGGAGCCCCGTTGCCCTCGCCTACGCCATGATACTGGGCATTGACGCCATCCTCGACATGGGCAGGACCATGGTCAACGTCACCGGCGATCTGACGGGAACTACGATAGTGGCCAAGACCGAGGGCGAGTTAGACGAATCCAAGTGGAAGGGCTGA
- a CDS encoding exodeoxyribonuclease VII small subunit → MKRVLAVLFAAILLTPLIGPNFALAGDTAPVVYRQDFTFKIIVLPNGSANITMKTVWLGPKEEIDKQIEKILNETQNGNMTMEEAIKKFEQEQLTRYIQGLTQAGVKLVNESMKSYGIEEGNNITLVFNAIALDYAKYYSYDHYWELRIDPTRGYGSMMVPDTGFPFGIEANNTFIVVLPPNATLLSYPKPFVKQYNQSRFAVESSAEGDTVIVRSRIYLEPWLTPDGFKSLFGDYGDYYIRYKTPYEGVEHYEKSITNEYITIDVYSNGTVRLHMKDEYVEPLRDVIARKAEIVSYGVQNVTEYILRTYSLALGYQGAIVDGGKVTILGLNETTAPLVIDAEYMLRNFTKYENGSYVYTFDPTMGMAQSLQDRSEYEVNNTLHLTLNLADGGEFIEVPDNISTEVKGNRFTMTVVRRGNTLEIVSNVYIRYGAQPEDVKALLANRTSATVRYTLPAGESSGGMSDTQKTAAVIVAALLVVLAVAFWKRR, encoded by the coding sequence ATGAAGAGAGTGCTTGCGGTGCTTTTCGCCGCGATTCTGCTGACGCCGCTCATCGGCCCGAACTTCGCGCTTGCCGGGGATACGGCTCCCGTGGTCTACAGGCAGGACTTCACGTTCAAGATAATCGTTCTGCCCAACGGCAGCGCCAACATAACCATGAAGACCGTCTGGCTGGGACCGAAGGAGGAGATAGATAAGCAGATAGAGAAGATTCTCAACGAGACCCAGAACGGCAACATGACGATGGAAGAGGCCATAAAGAAGTTCGAGCAGGAGCAGCTCACCAGGTACATTCAGGGCCTCACCCAGGCAGGAGTAAAGCTGGTGAACGAGAGCATGAAGTCCTACGGCATAGAGGAGGGCAACAACATAACCCTCGTCTTCAACGCGATAGCCCTCGACTACGCCAAATACTACTCCTACGACCACTACTGGGAGCTCCGGATCGACCCGACCAGGGGATACGGCTCCATGATGGTCCCCGATACGGGGTTCCCCTTTGGAATCGAGGCCAACAACACGTTCATAGTTGTCCTTCCACCCAACGCGACGCTCCTGAGCTACCCCAAACCCTTCGTCAAGCAGTACAACCAAAGCCGGTTCGCGGTCGAGTCGAGTGCTGAGGGCGATACCGTCATCGTTCGCTCCCGCATATACCTCGAGCCCTGGCTGACCCCGGACGGTTTTAAGTCCCTCTTCGGGGATTACGGAGACTACTACATCCGCTATAAGACCCCCTACGAGGGAGTCGAGCACTACGAGAAGAGCATAACCAACGAGTACATTACCATTGACGTGTACTCCAACGGCACCGTCAGGCTGCACATGAAGGACGAATACGTGGAGCCCCTCAGGGACGTCATCGCCAGAAAGGCCGAGATAGTGTCGTACGGGGTTCAGAACGTTACTGAGTACATACTCAGGACGTACTCCCTCGCGCTCGGTTACCAGGGGGCCATAGTGGACGGGGGCAAGGTCACCATCCTCGGACTCAACGAGACAACCGCGCCCCTCGTCATCGACGCGGAGTACATGCTCAGAAACTTCACGAAGTACGAGAACGGATCGTACGTCTACACCTTCGACCCAACGATGGGAATGGCCCAGAGCCTCCAGGACAGGAGCGAGTACGAGGTAAACAACACCCTGCACCTCACCCTCAACCTGGCCGACGGCGGGGAGTTCATCGAGGTGCCCGACAACATCAGCACCGAGGTCAAGGGCAACCGCTTCACCATGACCGTTGTCCGCAGGGGGAACACCCTGGAGATTGTCTCCAACGTTTACATCCGCTACGGCGCCCAGCCGGAGGACGTGAAGGCCCTCCTCGCCAACCGCACCAGCGCAACGGTCAGGTACACCCTGCCGGCCGGCGAATCCAGCGGGGGAATGAGCGACACCCAGAAGACGGCCGCGGTCATCGTTGCGGCGCTTCTCGTGGTCCTGGCGGTGGCCTTCTGGAAGAGGCGCTGA
- a CDS encoding alanyl-tRNA editing protein, translating to MTRKLYYEDAYLREAKAKVLEVKEGALLLDQTIFYPTGGGQPHDRGTISGVEVLDVYKDEEGNVWHVVAEPEKFKPGDEVELKIDWDYRYKLMRIHTAMHLMEHVLNVVLPGEWELYGSGMSVQKGRYDITYPENANQWKEQIIETFNRLVDEGGEMKIWWEGETRYTQIRDFEVIPCGGTHVRDIKEIGHLKKFKRSSLGKGKQRLEIWLED from the coding sequence ATGACGCGCAAGCTCTACTACGAGGATGCCTACCTGAGGGAAGCGAAGGCAAAGGTTCTTGAGGTAAAGGAGGGTGCCCTTCTTCTCGATCAGACGATATTCTATCCAACCGGCGGCGGTCAGCCCCACGACAGGGGGACGATAAGCGGCGTTGAGGTTCTGGACGTCTACAAGGATGAGGAAGGAAACGTCTGGCATGTGGTAGCCGAGCCCGAGAAGTTCAAGCCCGGCGACGAGGTTGAGCTTAAAATCGACTGGGACTACCGCTACAAGCTCATGAGGATTCACACGGCGATGCACCTCATGGAGCACGTCCTTAACGTCGTCCTGCCCGGTGAGTGGGAGCTATACGGCAGCGGCATGAGCGTCCAGAAGGGCCGCTACGACATAACCTACCCTGAGAACGCGAACCAGTGGAAGGAGCAGATTATAGAGACCTTCAACAGGCTCGTTGACGAGGGCGGCGAGATGAAGATATGGTGGGAAGGGGAGACCCGCTACACCCAGATAAGGGACTTCGAGGTAATTCCCTGCGGCGGAACCCACGTGAGGGACATAAAGGAGATAGGGCACCTGAAGAAGTTCAAGCGCTCCAGCCTCGGAAAAGGAAAGCAGAGGCTGGAGATTTGGCTGGAGGATTGA
- a CDS encoding DUF257 family protein, protein MAMTSLGDESLVEYLRSIKPGEDILIEYTSREPVHILLHLILKCLRKNGLPVVIVDELDQLHVFRTHMKLADVDTELIDTANVIKIGGLLKTGNVLGRVDLSKEFPIRKKHYEEALRKVNTDYTIRIVLGFDKVLAMHEGERRELESLFGYMIRPYLGDERRTTVYFINTELFSERTLKEFREHASRVFNVRFGENTVILKVIKSPNIKDYGKEMKAKIEDCI, encoded by the coding sequence ATGGCCATGACGAGCCTTGGTGATGAGTCTCTGGTTGAATACCTCCGGAGCATTAAGCCCGGTGAGGATATTCTAATCGAATACACCTCCAGAGAGCCGGTTCACATACTTCTGCACCTCATTCTGAAGTGCCTGCGAAAGAACGGACTTCCCGTGGTCATAGTGGATGAACTTGACCAGCTCCATGTTTTCAGAACCCATATGAAACTGGCGGACGTCGATACGGAGCTCATCGATACCGCCAACGTCATAAAAATCGGCGGTCTGCTCAAGACCGGAAACGTCCTCGGCAGGGTCGACCTCAGCAAAGAGTTCCCGATACGGAAAAAGCACTACGAAGAAGCTCTGAGGAAAGTGAACACGGACTACACGATCAGGATTGTGCTTGGCTTTGATAAGGTTCTGGCGATGCACGAAGGGGAGAGGAGGGAACTGGAATCCCTCTTCGGCTATATGATAAGGCCGTATCTGGGTGATGAAAGAAGGACAACGGTCTACTTCATAAACACCGAACTTTTCAGCGAGAGAACCCTAAAAGAATTCCGGGAGCACGCCAGCAGGGTCTTCAATGTCAGGTTCGGGGAGAACACGGTTATCCTCAAGGTCATCAAGTCCCCGAACATCAAGGATTATGGGAAAGAAATGAAGGCCAAAATTGAAGACTGCATCTAG
- a CDS encoding TIGR01177 family methyltransferase, whose protein sequence is MLYVEILGNLPEMARDEVKAMLELAGGRIAGQDYLFLKIDADERAFPYLNRLGLAHEYGELIVEADSIEELLRKAEEVEWPIKGTFKVDTETMANCRFNVLDLPRKLGAVIHAQGFRVNLSRPDTLVRVYCGERVYAGIRLRFFDPKDFESRKAHHRPFFRPISLHPRVSRALVNLTKAKRELLDPMMGAGGILMEAGLLGLKVYGVDIRPEMVEGAEMNLRHYGIKGYELKLGDATRLGELFDKRFEAVATDPPYGTSATLAGRKRDELYRKVLESIYGVLEEGGRLAIAFPADFDGDVEAEKVGFKLVGKYYQRVHKSLERYFYVFKE, encoded by the coding sequence ATGCTCTACGTTGAGATACTCGGAAACCTGCCGGAGATGGCGAGGGACGAGGTAAAGGCCATGCTGGAACTGGCCGGCGGAAGGATAGCCGGTCAAGATTATCTCTTCCTCAAGATAGACGCCGATGAGAGGGCGTTCCCATACTTAAACCGCCTCGGCCTGGCCCACGAGTACGGGGAGCTTATCGTGGAGGCGGACTCCATAGAGGAGCTCCTCCGGAAGGCAGAGGAGGTGGAATGGCCGATTAAAGGAACCTTTAAGGTCGACACCGAGACCATGGCCAACTGCCGCTTTAACGTTCTCGACCTTCCCAGAAAGCTAGGTGCGGTCATACACGCCCAGGGCTTCAGGGTGAACCTCTCAAGGCCGGACACGCTCGTCCGGGTTTACTGCGGCGAGAGGGTCTACGCCGGGATAAGGCTCCGCTTCTTCGACCCCAAGGACTTCGAGAGCAGAAAAGCCCATCACAGGCCGTTTTTCAGGCCGATTTCCCTCCACCCGAGGGTTTCACGCGCGCTTGTGAACCTCACGAAGGCCAAAAGGGAGCTCCTCGACCCCATGATGGGTGCCGGCGGAATTCTCATGGAGGCGGGACTGCTCGGCCTGAAGGTCTACGGGGTGGACATAAGGCCGGAGATGGTCGAAGGTGCGGAGATGAACCTCAGGCACTACGGGATAAAGGGCTACGAGCTAAAGCTAGGCGATGCGACGAGGCTGGGGGAGCTGTTCGACAAGCGGTTTGAAGCCGTTGCTACCGACCCGCCCTACGGCACCTCCGCCACCCTCGCTGGGAGGAAGAGGGACGAGCTGTACAGGAAGGTGCTGGAAAGCATCTACGGTGTCCTTGAGGAGGGCGGCAGGCTGGCGATAGCGTTTCCGGCGGACTTCGATGGAGATGTGGAAGCTGAAAAGGTGGGCTTCAAACTGGTAGGAAAGTACTACCAGAGGGTTCATAAAAGCCTGGAGAGGTACTTCTACGTGTTTAAAGAGTAA
- a CDS encoding HAD family hydrolase produces MWIVFDVDSVLIDVSESYDKATKLTAEYFLGSFGVEREIKPEWVRELRRKGSFGDDFKVSEALILFALSGRAEELIAEFPEGGTIEWVREKFGFQVFGGSIERVFNTFYLGREYPERIFDFSGLWRKERPIVRRELLKRASERFKVGVITGRSVLEMELAERIIGFKFENAVTRELYLKPDPRALWELVKGESGVYVGDTLNDELFVENYRKRYGRKFDFVMVGRDVGDVNEFLKELLEGEQT; encoded by the coding sequence ATGTGGATAGTTTTCGACGTTGACAGTGTCCTCATAGACGTGAGCGAGAGCTACGATAAAGCCACGAAGCTCACCGCCGAGTACTTTCTAGGGTCATTTGGAGTGGAGAGGGAGATAAAGCCGGAATGGGTCAGGGAGCTCAGAAGGAAAGGCTCCTTTGGAGATGACTTCAAGGTCAGCGAGGCGCTGATACTCTTCGCACTCTCGGGAAGGGCGGAGGAGCTCATCGCGGAGTTCCCGGAGGGGGGAACCATAGAGTGGGTTCGCGAGAAGTTCGGCTTTCAGGTCTTCGGCGGGAGTATCGAGAGGGTTTTCAACACCTTCTACCTCGGCAGGGAATACCCCGAAAGGATATTCGACTTTTCCGGGCTGTGGAGGAAGGAGCGCCCCATCGTGAGGAGGGAGCTCCTGAAAAGGGCGTCGGAGCGCTTCAAGGTGGGGGTCATCACGGGACGGAGTGTCCTGGAGATGGAGCTCGCCGAGAGGATAATCGGGTTCAAGTTCGAAAACGCAGTCACCAGGGAGCTTTACCTGAAGCCAGACCCAAGGGCACTGTGGGAGCTCGTGAAGGGAGAGTCCGGAGTTTACGTCGGAGATACACTCAACGACGAGCTCTTCGTGGAGAACTACAGGAAGAGATACGGGAGGAAGTTCGACTTCGTCATGGTGGGGCGGGACGTGGGGGACGTTAACGAGTTCCTGAAGGAACTGCTGGAGGGGGAACAAACTTAA
- the hisC gene encoding histidinol-phosphate transaminase produces MRIRELVKSFEPYRVMEGDYPIRLDKNENPYDLPGWVKEKIFEELRELSFNRYPHITSMPMRKAIAEFYGISPENVAVGNGGDELIGYLVWLFEGDYIVTTPPTFGMYDFYAKLNGIPVVEVPLREDFTIDGGAIAEKARNARVTFIASPNNPTGNLQPEEEIVKVLDTGRAVVLDEAYAEFAGKSLWRLIEEYPNLIVLRTFSKAFSLAGVRTGYILANEEVVDALYRVKSPFSVGIMTMAAVKVVLRHYDLVERRVAKIIEEREKIRKAFREFTYPSDANFLLMRLNAYEFLLEKGIVVRKLSGRLDGHIRVTVGRKWENRKLVEALSEYLEVEGCG; encoded by the coding sequence ATGAGGATCCGGGAACTCGTTAAGTCGTTCGAACCGTACCGCGTCATGGAGGGGGACTACCCGATAAGGCTCGATAAGAACGAAAACCCCTACGATTTACCAGGCTGGGTAAAGGAGAAGATATTCGAGGAGCTGAGGGAGCTGAGCTTCAACCGCTATCCCCACATAACCTCCATGCCCATGAGGAAGGCAATAGCCGAGTTTTACGGAATCTCCCCGGAGAACGTTGCCGTCGGGAACGGCGGGGACGAGCTGATAGGCTACCTCGTCTGGCTCTTCGAGGGGGACTACATAGTCACGACGCCGCCGACCTTCGGCATGTACGACTTCTACGCGAAGCTGAACGGTATCCCGGTCGTTGAGGTGCCCCTGAGGGAGGACTTCACGATAGACGGCGGGGCAATAGCGGAGAAGGCCAGAAACGCGAGGGTAACCTTCATAGCCTCACCCAACAACCCCACCGGAAACCTCCAGCCGGAGGAGGAGATAGTCAAGGTTCTCGATACTGGAAGGGCCGTCGTCCTCGACGAGGCCTACGCGGAGTTCGCAGGGAAGAGCCTCTGGAGGCTCATCGAGGAGTACCCAAACCTCATAGTGCTGAGGACCTTCTCCAAGGCCTTCAGTCTGGCTGGGGTCAGAACGGGCTACATCCTGGCGAACGAGGAGGTTGTCGATGCGCTCTACCGGGTAAAGTCGCCGTTCAGCGTTGGAATAATGACCATGGCGGCCGTGAAGGTTGTGCTCAGGCACTACGACCTCGTGGAGAGGCGCGTGGCAAAGATAATCGAGGAGCGGGAGAAGATAAGGAAGGCCTTCCGGGAGTTCACCTACCCGAGCGACGCGAACTTCCTCCTGATGAGGCTGAACGCCTACGAGTTCCTCCTGGAGAAGGGCATAGTGGTCAGAAAGCTCTCGGGAAGGCTCGACGGCCACATACGGGTCACCGTGGGGAGGAAGTGGGAGAACCGGAAGCTGGTGGAGGCCCTCAGTGAATACCTGGAGGTGGAAGGATGTGGATAG